In Pseudomonadota bacterium, the genomic window CCTTGATGTGGGCGGCCCACCTTCAGCCCGGCGCGGGTGCGCGGGCCGGCGCCGGGCTGCTGCTCGTCGTATCGGTGGTGAGCCTCTGGCAGGTCACGGCCTTCGAGTGGCGCCGTCACGGCTTCGAAGGGCTTGCGGGGCCGACGTGTCTCGAGACCCGCGTGGGGCCGGATCGACAGCCGCTCTACCTGGGGCTGCGCCCCGTTCAGCCGCGGGCTCCCGTCGAGGGGAGCTACCCCTACGACGCGCTGCTCGCCACGCTGTGCCTGCACGAGACCGATCGCCCGCTCAACCTGGCCGTGTTCGAGACGCCGGAAGACGCCGCGCGCTTCCAGCCCCGCTCCTTCCTCTATCACGCCGCCCTCATCGGGCTGTCCATGCGCGTGTTCATGTCAGAGGAATCGCTGCGCGCCGGCAAGCTCGCCGAAGATGTCGCGCAGTGCCGCCTCATTCTGGTGGTGTACAGCGATACCGAGGGCCAGCGCCAGATGATGGCGCTGGCGCGGACGAGCGGATTCGTGGCCGGCGCGCCAACGCCGCTGGCCACGTTCCGCTTCTCTCCGCGCTATTGCGTCGAGCTGTACCGACGATCGGGCACGCCTGCCGCGACGCCTCGGCTCACTCGCCTCGCTTCTTCAAGATCGCCTCGATGCGATCCATGATGGCGTTCATCTCGCGCATGGCGCTGGTGAACGGCGCGCTCGTGGTCATGTCGACCCCCGCGTCCTTCAGCAGATCGAGGGAATAGCGGCTCGAGCCGCTCGACAGGAACGTCAGGTAGGCGTCGCGCGCCTTGGTGCCGTTCTCTGCGAGGATGCGATCCGCGATGGCGGTGGAGGCCATGAGGCTCGTGGCGTACTGGTAGACGTAGAAGTTGTAGTAGAAGTGCGGCACGCCGGCCCACTCGTTGCCGCAGATCTCGTCGACCTTGCAGTGCCCCTCGCTGCTGCCGTAGTAGGTGCGAACGAGGTCGAGATACATGCCCTTGAGGCTGTCGCCGGTAAGGGTTTCGCCGTTGTCGACCTTCTCGTGCATCTTTGCCTCGAACTCGGCGAACAGCACCTGCCGGAAGAACGTGGTGCGGAACGTCTCGAGGCGCTCGCCGAGCAGGAAGAGACGGGTCTCGTCGTCTTTCGCCTCGTCGAGCATGCGGTGGAAGAGCAGGTTCTCGTTGAGCGTCGAGGCCACCTCGGCCACGAAGGTCGAGTAGTTGGCGTAGAAGATGGGCTGGTGGCTGTCGGTGAGGAACGAGTGCAGGGCGTGCCCGGCTTCGTGGGCCAGGGTCGAGACGTCGTTGTAGCCGCCGTTGTAGTTGAGCAGCATGTAGGGGTGAACGCCGTACACGTCCTGCATGTAGGCTCCCGATCGCTTCCCCGTTGCGGGGAACCAGTCGATCCAGCGGCTCTCGAACCCCTTCTTCATCGCCGCGCCATAGGCGGGTCCGAGGGGTTCCACCGCGCGCAGGGTGAGGGCCATGCCCTGCTCGGGGGTGAACTTCATCTCGATGCTCTTCACCAGGGGCACGTAGAGGTCTTCATAGCGCAGCTCGGGGAGCTTCAGCATGCGCTTGCGCAGGCGCAGGTAGCGGTGAAGGGTGGGGAGGTTGGCGTGGGTGTCGGCGAGCAGGCGGGTGTACACCGCGGTGGGGATGTTCGCCCCATCGAGCGAGGCCGCCATCGACGAGGAGTATCCGCGCAGGTCCTTGTTCACGGTGTGGGTCT contains:
- the pepF gene encoding oligoendopeptidase F, with amino-acid sequence MRRTLTTLALLALTTIPAAHAEPTPAAPTGAPAAFRWNTGDLYPNREAFTAARTRIEKRIPEIEALKGHLGDGPATLLKALQLNDAVQLELGRLMAYAQCLHDEDMRSAEGETLSGEAEKTANAIGTASAYFNAEVIALGPDRLAAFIKAETKLAPYQHLLDDIVRVRAHTLSAAEEKVFARCADMASAPESTRSVFITADIPYPEITLHDGQKVRLDAPGFERVRVMANRDDRLNAFSEYFGTFNRYRRTLGNLMFNGVKTHTVNKDLRGYSSSMAASLDGANIPTAVYTRLLADTHANLPTLHRYLRLRKRMLKLPELRYEDLYVPLVKSIEMKFTPEQGMALTLRAVEPLGPAYGAAMKKGFESRWIDWFPATGKRSGAYMQDVYGVHPYMLLNYNGGYNDVSTLAHEAGHALHSFLTDSHQPIFYANYSTFVAEVASTLNENLLFHRMLDEAKDDETRLFLLGERLETFRTTFFRQVLFAEFEAKMHEKVDNGETLTGDSLKGMYLDLVRTYYGSSEGHCKVDEICGNEWAGVPHFYYNFYVYQYATSLMASTAIADRILAENGTKARDAYLTFLSSGSSRYSLDLLKDAGVDMTTSAPFTSAMREMNAIMDRIEAILKKRGE